The sequence below is a genomic window from Brooklawnia cerclae.
TTTCGACACGGTAATCCCAACACTGTCGTGAAGCTCGCGACGAACCTTCTCGGGCGCCCGGTGGGGCTCTGCCGCGCACCCTTCAACTCCTTGTCCGAGACCGGGCTGGAGGAACTGCGCAGCGTGCTCGCGGAGGGTGCCGTCAACGGTATGAAGTAGGACGTGCGCCCCGGGCCCGGCTTGACTGCCGTGCCAGACTGGTTCGGTGACCCAGCCCGACGCCGCCCCCGCACCCGAGCGGGGCGGCCGGAGCACGGCCCTCACCATCGCATTGCTCGGCGGCGCCTGTGTGACCGCTTTCGAGGCTTACGGGACGCTCACCGCGATGCCTGCCGCAGCCGAGGATCTCGGCAGCCTCGAGCTCTATGCCTGGGCGTTCACGGCCTTCCTGATGGCCCAGGTGCTGGCCATCGTCCTGGCGGGACGGTGGGTCGACCGGATGGGGCCCGTCATTCCCCTCGGCGTCGGGTCAGGCATCTTCGTACTCGGGCTCGTGGCTGCGGGGGCCGCTCCCAGCATGGAGTGGCTGCTGGCCGCGAGGTTCCTGCAGGGCTTCGGCGGCGGGGCGCTGAACCTGTCCTTCATGGTCGTTGTCGCCCAGGCCTACGGCGCCCGCGAGCGGGCGAGCCTCATGAGCGTCCTGTCGTTCTGCTGGGTGCTGCCGAGTTTCATCGGCCCTCCGGTGTCGGCATGGATCACCACCCAGTTCAGCTGGCACTGGGTGTTCTGGGGTGTGGCGCCGGTCATGGTCGTCATCATGCTCATCGGTTACGCGCCGCTTCGTGAGCTCAACGCACGTCACATCCAACCGGAGGCGCCGACCGACCCGGTCCCCGTATGGGCAGCAGTCGCGGGTGCCGTCGGCGCCGCTCTCATCCAGTTGGCCGGTCAGCGGCTCGACTGGCTCGGGCTGATCGCAGGGGTGTGCGGCGTCGTGGCTCTGCTGGCCGGGCTACCGCGGCTCATGCCGAGCGGGTTCATCCGCTTCGCCACGGGACTGCCCTCGGTGATGGCGGCTCGTGGTCTGGCATGTGGCGCCTTCTTCGCCTCCGAGAGCTTCGCGCCCCTGCTGCTCACCGACGTCTACGCGTTCGACCTGAGCCAGGCCGGCCTGTTCCTGGCGCTGGGAGCCACCGGGTGGACGATCGGATCGGTGGTCCAGGCACAACGCTGGCTCCGGCTGCGCCGCGATCAGATCATCGCCCTGGGTGCGGTCGCCGTGGGTGCCGGCGCCGGGATCATGGGTCTGGGTGCGTGGCTCACCCTGCACTGGATCGTCACGGCCGTCGGTTTCACGACCGCAGGGCTCGGCATGGGCCTTCTGGTGAGCAGCACCTCCCTGGCGAACATGCAGGTCAGCGAGCCACACCAGATCGGGCGCAACACCTCGTCCCTGCAGGTGGCAGAAGGTCTGGGCAACAGTGTGGTCACCGGCATCGCGGGCTCGATCTTCGCGGCGCTGCACACGCGCCTGGACGCGTCCGGTACCTTCACACCGATCTACCTGATGACCGCGCTGATGGGTGCCCTGGCGTTCGTCATGGCCCTGCGCGTCGGCCCGGTGCGCAACGAGTCAGCTGGAGTCGGCTGAGCCGGCGGTCAGGTCAGGTACCTGATCGTCAGGACCAGCGCGAGCAGGAAGACGGCCGTCAACCCGATCCCGACCGCGACGTAGAAGCTGACCGGCCGCCGTTCCTTCGGCTCGGCCACGGTGTACTTGCCTTCGCCGAGGTACTTGTCGAGCATCTGCTGGGGGGTCTCGTCCCGGGGGACGACCGAACTCGTCCGGCCCAGCGAGTAGTAGCTGCCCGCCGAGGACGGGGAGGGCGGCACCATCGAACCCCAGCCGGTGCCGGGCGGCGCGATCGGGGGTGGGGCCGAACGCCATGACAACGCCTCGGGTGAGCCGCCGGACAGAGGGGGTGGGGCCAGGGGCCTCGTCCCCCCGAACGGGGCCCAGGACGCACCGGTGGCAGTCACGTCCATTCCCTCGGGACGAGGCGCATAGGTGTCGCCGCCCGGCAGCACGTCGGCGATGGCGTCGAAGACGGTGGCGAGTTCCAGTGCCGACTGCGGCCGTTGCTGTGGATCGGGGGACAGGGCCATCGCCATGACCTCGTCCAGCACCGGGGGTGCCCCCAGCGTGTCGGCGATCGGTGTGACCCCCACGGACCAGTCGCGGACGAGCAGGTCGTTGAGCGTCTTGATGGGGAACGGCGGATGCCCGGTGAGCAGGGAATAGGCCACCGCTGCCAGCGAGTAGACGTCGACCCGCTGGTCGAGCCACCCTCCGGTCGCCTGCTCGTAGGCCATGTAGGCCGGGGTGCCGGCCGTCATCGTCCCCTCCTGGGGCTCGGTCAACGACTTGGCCACGCCGAGGTCGGCCAGCATCACCCGTACCCCCTGCTTCGAGTACTGCAGCAGGATGTTCCCGGGCGTGATGTCGCGGTGGATGACGTTGTGACGGTGAAGCACCTCGACCCCGCGGGCGGCCTCGGCGGTGAGCCGGAGGGCACGCCCGGGGGCGGTCGGCTGACGCCGCAACTGCTCCAGCGAGCCCGCGTCGGCGTAGTCCATGACGAAGTAGGGCTGGTCGCCGGCCGTCGTCCCGATGTCGTGCACGGGGACGATGCGCTCGTCGTGGAACCGGCGCAGCAGCCTCGCCTCGGCCAGGAATCTGTTGCGGACGTCCGGATTCGCCGACCAGTTCTCGGCCAGCACCTTGATCGCGACGGGCACGTCGAGGATGGGGTCGCGGCCCTTGAAGACGGTCGCGAAGGAGCCCACGCCGATGCGCGCCCCCACCTGATACCGACCGATCGTCTCCATCACGCCAATCATGGACAATCTTCGCAGCCGGGGCCAGTCGGTGCCCACCATGGACGACTCTCGGACGCATCCGTGCGACCGACCGCTGCCGAGCGCTGTGGAATGCTGGTCGTATGACTCCGAGTGCTCCGACGACGCCGACGGGTGCGCCGGCCCCACCGATGAACCCGCCGCTCGCCTCGTGGTGGCCCAGGGTCCGGGCAGCCGTCATGGACGCCGTGCCGGCGGTGCTTGGCCTCGGAGTGGTGGGGCTCTTCTTCTACGACAGCCTGCTCGACGGGCTGCGCCTGTGGCGCAACGCCGGCAGCACGAACCTGTTCTCGTCCCAGTTCGGTCTGCTCCGCCCGACGCTGACGGTGGCCGCGATCACGGTGGCATGCGTCCTGCTGGTGACCAGCATCCTGGTGACATGGAAGGGCGGGACGCTGGGCATGCTCACGGTGGGGCTGAGAGTCGTCCCCACCGGCAGGCCATGGGCGGGGCGCGTCCCGTTCCGGACGGCCTTCGTGCGCACGCTCGCCTACGTGATCGCGTGCCTGATCCCGGTGCTGGCGCTCATAGGTCTCGTGCTCGTCATCGTGATGCCGCGGCGCCAGGCCGTCCACGATCTCGTCGCGCGCACCCAGGTGATCACCGTCTGGTGACCCGCCTGCGATGCGCGTGCGACACGGCCGTGTGGAATGCTGGATGCCGTGAGCTACCCTGACCAGTCCCCGCAGACGCAACCGATGGCCGGTTGGTACCCGGATCCCGCCGTCCCCGGTCAGGAACGATATTGGGACGGCAGGGCGTGGACCTACCACGTGCGGGCGATTCCGCAGCCGATGCCGGTGGGCCCGCAGACCGGATACCGTCCCGGGCCCCTCTACGGCCCCGCGACCGCCGACGGGGTGCCGCTCGCCGGCTGGTGGTCGCGGGTGGCGGCGCTGCTCATCGACAGCCTCGTCGTGGGCGTGATCGCCGGCATCGTCACGATCCCGTTCACCTCCAACCTGGTCACGGGATTCGAGGCATGGTTCGACGACGCGATGCGTGCGGCGAACAGCGGGGGCGTCATGCCCGACTACACCGACTCGAGCTACGGCATCATGCGGCCCTACTGGGCGATCTACCTGATCAGCCTGGCACTCCAGTTCTGCTACTCGGTCTCGCTGCAGGTGCTGAAGGGCGGCACCCTGGGTATGCTCGCGCTCGGGCTGCGCGTCGTCCCCCTGGAACGCGGCCAGGAACACCGCGGGCTGGCACTCGGCACGAGCCTGCTGCGCAACGCGGCCTACGCGGTGCTGTCCGCGATCAACATCGTCGTCCTCGTCAACTATCTCGCACCGCTGTTCAACCGCAGGCGCCAGACCTTCCACGACATGATCGCCAGGACTCAGGTCGTTCGGATCCGTTGATCCCTCACTTGGGGCGATAGGGTTGGGCTGGTCATCGTGAGCAGCTCGAGAAGGAACCCGCATGGCAGTTCAGACGTCGCTGGCCGCCCTTGCCGACATGCTCGGAGTGGCCACCGAGTTCTGGGACTGGAAAGGCACCCACACCGTCGTCTCGGAGGACACGATCGTCCGTGTGCTCAAGGCGATGGGGGTGGACGCGTCCACTCCCGAGAAGGTGGCCGACGCGATCGCCGAGGTGCAGCTGAAACCCTGGCGCCGGAGCCTGCCACCCGTGGTGGTCGTCCCGGTGGGCACGCAGACCCACGTCGAGGCCCACATCGTCCATGGGCATCCCGCGGAGGTGCGCCTTCGCCTGGAGACCGGCGAGGTGCGCTACCTGGGACAACGCGAACACCTGGTCCCGCCACGCGAGGTGGACGGTGTGCTCACGGGGGAGGCCAGCTTCCAGATTCCCGCGGATCTGCCGACCGGGTACCACAGGCTGGAACTGGTCTCGGACGATCGCCAGGCCGACTCCACCCTCATCGTGACCCCGCGGCACCTCGGCATGCCCCAGCGGCTCGGCAGCCGGCGCCTGTGGGGCTACGGCGCCCAGCTGTACAGCGTCCGGTCGCGGCATTCGTGGGGAATCGGCGACCTGTGCGACCTGTCTGACCTCGTCGTGTGGTCGGCCACCCAGCAATATGCCCACTACGTGCTCATCAACCCCCTGCACGCCGCCCAGCCGGTCGCACCGATGGACGTGTCTCCCTACCTGCCCAGCTCACGGCTGTTCCTCAACCCCATGTACATCCGCCCCGAGGCCGTGGGCGAGTACGCGGTGGTCGATCAGCAGGTCCGTGACCGGATCGCCGACCTGCGGGCGAACCTGACCGAGCAGCTGGCAGGGGAGGAGTACCTGCAGCGGGACGCCGCCTGGGCCGCCAAGCGCGAGGCCCTGCGGCTCGTCTTCGCCGCGGGACTGCGTCCCGCCAGGTGGATGGCCTTCGACGACTTCCGGCGCAGACAGGGACGGCGGCTGCGCGACTTCGCCACCTGGTGCGCGTTGTGCGAGCACTACGGCAACGACTGGCGTGAGTGGGACGAGGCGCTCCAGCGGCCCAGTTCGCCGGAGGTCGACCGCCTGCACACCGAGCTGATCGACGACGTCACGTTCCACGAATGGTTGCAGTGGGTCGCCTGGGACCAGCTGAGCGATGCGCAACAGGCGGCGAGGGACGCGGGCATGCCGGTCGGTGTCGTCACCGACCTCGCGGTCGGGGTGAGCGGGGCATCCGCCGACACCTGGATGATGCGCGATCTGTATGCGCAGGGCATCGTCGTGGGGGCTCCGCCCGATGCCTACAACCAGGTGGGGCAGGACTGGGGCCAGCCGCCGTGGCGTCCCGACCGTCTCGCCGACACCGCCTACGCCCCCTTCCGGAGCATGCTGCAAAGCGCCCTCGGGCATGCGGGCGGCGTGCGGATCGACCACATCCTCGGCATGTTCCGGCTCTGGTGGATCCCGGAGGGCACGACCCCGCGCGACGGCACCTACGTGCGGTACGACCACGACGCGCTGATCGGCATCATCATGCTCGAGGCGCAGCGGGCCGACGCCTTCGTCATCGGGGAGGATCTCGGCACCGTCGAGCCGTGGGTGCGGGGTTACCTGGCCGAGCGCGGAATCCTCGGCACCTCCGTGCTGTGGTTCGAGTACGGGGACGACGGCCAGCCCGTTCCCCCGGAGAACTGGCGGGAGGCCGCGATGGGGTCGGTGGTCACCCATGACCTGCCGCCGTCCGCGGGGTTCCTCGCCAAGGACCACGTGAAGCTGCGGGGATCGCTCGGGCTGCTGACCGAATCGCTCGACGAGGAGATGGCCCAGGCCGACCGTGAGCTCGCCATGTGGTCGCAGCGCCTGCGCGAGCGGGGGCTCCTGGCCGACGACGGCGACGACCCGGTCGAGACCGAGGTGCTCGGGCTGTACCGGTATCTGATGTCGACGCGCGCGCGAGTGCTCAACGTCGCGCTCGTGGACGCGGTGGGCGATCGTCGCGTCCAGAACCAGCCCGGCACCTGGAAGCAGTACCCGAACTGGCAGATCCCGTTGTCGGGCCCCGACGGCCGCCCGGTGCTGCTGGAGGAGATCTACCAGCTGGAGCGTCCCATGAGGCTGGCGGCGGTGATGAACGGGTTCAGCAGGGCACCGGGCCCGTGGCGTCCACCGAGGCGCGGCACCCGGGCCTGACGGGCGAGTAGCCGTGGGGGCGAGGCCTCACAGTGTGACCTGGATCCCGGCGTTCTGTAACTCCTCGACCACCTGGGGCACCCGCGTGGGGTCGACCGCGGCCGACAGCCCGAGCATCACGGTCGTGTGGTAGCCGTGGCCGGACGCGT
It includes:
- a CDS encoding MFS transporter, producing the protein MTQPDAAPAPERGGRSTALTIALLGGACVTAFEAYGTLTAMPAAAEDLGSLELYAWAFTAFLMAQVLAIVLAGRWVDRMGPVIPLGVGSGIFVLGLVAAGAAPSMEWLLAARFLQGFGGGALNLSFMVVVAQAYGARERASLMSVLSFCWVLPSFIGPPVSAWITTQFSWHWVFWGVAPVMVVIMLIGYAPLRELNARHIQPEAPTDPVPVWAAVAGAVGAALIQLAGQRLDWLGLIAGVCGVVALLAGLPRLMPSGFIRFATGLPSVMAARGLACGAFFASESFAPLLLTDVYAFDLSQAGLFLALGATGWTIGSVVQAQRWLRLRRDQIIALGAVAVGAGAGIMGLGAWLTLHWIVTAVGFTTAGLGMGLLVSSTSLANMQVSEPHQIGRNTSSLQVAEGLGNSVVTGIAGSIFAALHTRLDASGTFTPIYLMTALMGALAFVMALRVGPVRNESAGVG
- a CDS encoding RDD family protein, with the protein product MSYPDQSPQTQPMAGWYPDPAVPGQERYWDGRAWTYHVRAIPQPMPVGPQTGYRPGPLYGPATADGVPLAGWWSRVAALLIDSLVVGVIAGIVTIPFTSNLVTGFEAWFDDAMRAANSGGVMPDYTDSSYGIMRPYWAIYLISLALQFCYSVSLQVLKGGTLGMLALGLRVVPLERGQEHRGLALGTSLLRNAAYAVLSAINIVVLVNYLAPLFNRRRQTFHDMIARTQVVRIR
- a CDS encoding RDD family protein, giving the protein MTPSAPTTPTGAPAPPMNPPLASWWPRVRAAVMDAVPAVLGLGVVGLFFYDSLLDGLRLWRNAGSTNLFSSQFGLLRPTLTVAAITVACVLLVTSILVTWKGGTLGMLTVGLRVVPTGRPWAGRVPFRTAFVRTLAYVIACLIPVLALIGLVLVIVMPRRQAVHDLVARTQVITVW
- the malQ gene encoding 4-alpha-glucanotransferase is translated as MAVQTSLAALADMLGVATEFWDWKGTHTVVSEDTIVRVLKAMGVDASTPEKVADAIAEVQLKPWRRSLPPVVVVPVGTQTHVEAHIVHGHPAEVRLRLETGEVRYLGQREHLVPPREVDGVLTGEASFQIPADLPTGYHRLELVSDDRQADSTLIVTPRHLGMPQRLGSRRLWGYGAQLYSVRSRHSWGIGDLCDLSDLVVWSATQQYAHYVLINPLHAAQPVAPMDVSPYLPSSRLFLNPMYIRPEAVGEYAVVDQQVRDRIADLRANLTEQLAGEEYLQRDAAWAAKREALRLVFAAGLRPARWMAFDDFRRRQGRRLRDFATWCALCEHYGNDWREWDEALQRPSSPEVDRLHTELIDDVTFHEWLQWVAWDQLSDAQQAARDAGMPVGVVTDLAVGVSGASADTWMMRDLYAQGIVVGAPPDAYNQVGQDWGQPPWRPDRLADTAYAPFRSMLQSALGHAGGVRIDHILGMFRLWWIPEGTTPRDGTYVRYDHDALIGIIMLEAQRADAFVIGEDLGTVEPWVRGYLAERGILGTSVLWFEYGDDGQPVPPENWREAAMGSVVTHDLPPSAGFLAKDHVKLRGSLGLLTESLDEEMAQADRELAMWSQRLRERGLLADDGDDPVETEVLGLYRYLMSTRARVLNVALVDAVGDRRVQNQPGTWKQYPNWQIPLSGPDGRPVLLEEIYQLERPMRLAAVMNGFSRAPGPWRPPRRGTRA
- a CDS encoding serine/threonine-protein kinase, whose product is METIGRYQVGARIGVGSFATVFKGRDPILDVPVAIKVLAENWSANPDVRNRFLAEARLLRRFHDERIVPVHDIGTTAGDQPYFVMDYADAGSLEQLRRQPTAPGRALRLTAEAARGVEVLHRHNVIHRDITPGNILLQYSKQGVRVMLADLGVAKSLTEPQEGTMTAGTPAYMAYEQATGGWLDQRVDVYSLAAVAYSLLTGHPPFPIKTLNDLLVRDWSVGVTPIADTLGAPPVLDEVMAMALSPDPQQRPQSALELATVFDAIADVLPGGDTYAPRPEGMDVTATGASWAPFGGTRPLAPPPLSGGSPEALSWRSAPPPIAPPGTGWGSMVPPSPSSAGSYYSLGRTSSVVPRDETPQQMLDKYLGEGKYTVAEPKERRPVSFYVAVGIGLTAVFLLALVLTIRYLT